The uncultured Desulfobacter sp. genomic interval CCCTGGGCAAAAATGTCGTTGAGAACCCCCTGGTACTGCCCTGCAAACAAATCCCGAAGGCAAACCTGTGAAACCGGATCTGTCGGGCTGTTTCTAAGCAGAAGCCCGGGCTTGCGCCCCAAAGGCAGCAGATCAAACAACCCTTGGTCCAGAAACGCCTGTTGAAGCATGATGCAGATACATCGAAAGTTCGGCGTATGGAACTGTGTAATTCCTTTGGTATCATTCAGATAAATCATGCAGGTGGAATCTTTGCCTGATTCCAGATTAAAGGCCTCGGTTTCAAAGGCGCATTTCCCCTCCAGAACAAAGGTCAGGCTCAGGCCTTTAAAACCGCCGGAACCTTCAATCCGCGGCAGGCTTTTTGGTCGGCCGGACATGGAGATATCAACCACCTGCACATCTTTGCACACATCCTTTTCCCTGATATGAAAAACATCCTGGGTATAGGCGCAGGCATCATCGAAAAACGGCCCTGTATTACCGGTGTTGTCCGTCATTGAATTCAGCATATTCCATCCAGAATTAAAAAATCCCTTAAACGCAATTCTTACTCCCTCAATCATCAGCGCAGCTATTGAATTGCAACAGCCATAAATAGTATCGTGCCCGACATTGTTCTTTGCAACTTATAACAGATATTTGAAAGGAAGAGAAATTGGGAAAATTAGCATTCCGTAACGGCCTGGCGGCAGTTTTTTTTCTGCTTGCCGCAGGACAGGGCCTGGCCAAAGAAAACGTCTCTTTGCAGGACATTGTTGTTACAGCCCAGAAACAGGACCAGAATATCAAAGATGTTCCCATTTCTTTGAGTGTGTTCAACGAATTCGATATTGAGGACAAAGGAATTGAAAATTACAAAGACCTGGCCGATTTTGCGTCCAACGTAACCCTGCTGGAAGCCGGCGGTACGGGGATGATGTCAACCTTTATCCGCGGCGTTGCTTCAGATTCCGGTGTGGAAAGTGCCAATGCCGGGATTTATGTAGACGGGGTGCCCTATGTATACACATTCGGCAATGATATCCCCATTGAACAAATTCAGCGCATCGAAATTCTTAAAGGCCCCCAATGCGTGCTTTATGGGAAGAACTCCTATGCCGGGGTGGTAAATATTATCTCAAAGGAACCTGCACAGGTATTTGAAGGCAGTGCTGACGTGACCCTTGGCAGCGACGATAAAAGAAAGCTGAGGCTGGACCTGAGTACGCCCCTGATAGCAGATAAACTCAATGTCAGCCTGTTTGCCCGCCATTATGAAAAGGACGGTTTTATCCACAACACCACATTAAATAATGAAGATAATTACTCAGAAGATAATTTTGGAAAACTTCATTTCAGGTTTACCCCCACAGACCGCCTTATGTTTTCCCTGATCTCATCGGTCCTGGACACTGACGAAGGTGCGCCGACCTGGAATATGACCGGTGCGCCGGACCGCCTGGTGGTGCAAAGCGGCCTTCAGGGGACCAACCAGACTACCAATGTCACCCATGCCCTGAAAGGTGCCTGCGACCTGGGTGGAGGGCACCAGCTCACATCTTTAACCACCGTCAAGCACCTTGACAACCGGATTATCTATGATGCGGATTTTTCCCCGGCAAATGCCTATCATATGGATGCGGACATGGAGCTGAAGGAGTACTCCCAGGAATTAAGGCTCACAGGCATCCTGGGCCGGGTAAGCTATATGGCCGGGCTATATGCCGACAGCATGGAAAAGGACAGATACCTGCTCCTGTGCGGCAGCCCCTTTCAAAAATACAATACCCAAAGCCGGACTCTAAGCGTCTTTGCCAATGGCAGCATGGATCTTACCCCGAATTTGAACCTTTCTTTGGGTGCGCGTCTGGACCGGGACGAAATCAGCCTTGATGATACGTACGGCGGCCTGGAAGAGGAGCATTCCTATACCAATGTCTCCCCCAAGATCAGCCTGAGTTATGCGGTTTCGCAGAAAACCACGGCCTATGCCACGATATCCAGAGGATATAAAAGCGGCGGATACTATCTGTTTGCCCCGACACCTGACCGGCGCTGGGTGGACAAAGAAGAAATGACCAACTACGAAATCGGGGCAAAATCCAATCTCACACAAAATCTCAGCCTGGGCACCGCTGTTTTTTTCATGGATATCAGGGACAAGCAGGTGACCACCCAGGTGGATCCGGTCATCAGCTACGTGGATAACGCCGCCCAGTGCGAAACCATGGGGTTTGAAGTGGATGCGGAACTGAAACTGACCCCGGCGCTCAGTTTCAATGTCTCCTTTGGGATGGCGGATTCCGAATTTAAAGCGTTCAGCGACGGGGCAGGGGATTACTCAGGAAATAAAAATCCCTTTTCTCCACTTTATACTTACGCAGTCAGCGCCACTTACAGGGATACACGGGGCCTGTTTGCCACAGCAGGGGTAAGGGGCCAGGACAAGATGTATACGGACAAGGAAAACCAGACCGTTACAGATGCCTATTATGTCATTGATGCAAAAATCGGCTATGAAGCACAACGGTTTGATGTGTATCTTTACGCAAATAATCTCACACAGGAAATTTATGATACCAATTACCAGCTTGCAAGCTTCCTGTCATCTCCCAGGGAAATCGGGGTTCAGTGCAGGGTCAGATTTTAACCTTAAATATTAGAAAGCATACTGCCGCCATGATTAGAATATTTTTTATCTGTTTTTTTATCTGGGGTCTTAACCTGCCGAACCAGGCCGGGGCGGGGCTGCCGGATACCTGCAGGGTTCTTGCCGGTGCCCGCATTGCTGTGACCCATACCGCTTTCGGCAAAATCCGGGGCTATATCCATAACGGAACATACATATACAAGGGCATTCCCTATGCCAGGGCAGACAGGTTCATGCCGCCTGTCTGCCCGCAGCCCTGGAAAGGGGTGAAAAGCACATTGTCCTGGGGACCGGTCTGCCCACAGATGGAGGTGCCGTCGTCCGATCCGGATGAGGTGGATTTCGTGTTCAGACAAATCCGGGGAAAGGAAGGGGAAAACTGCCAGGTATTGAACATCTGGACCCAGGGGCTGGAACCGGACGGAAAACGGCCGGTCATGGTATGGATCCACGGGGGAGGATTTGACTATGGCTCCTCCCAGTCCATGCCCCTTTACGATGGTGAAAGTTTAAGCCGGAAAGAGGATATTGTGATGGTATCCGTAAACCACCGGCTTAATGTTCTTGGATTCGCCGACCTGTCCGGTTTTGGGGAACCGTTTAAATATTCGGCCAATACCGGTATGATGGACCTTGTGGCAGCTCTGGAGTGGATACATAATAATATTGAAAATTTTGGCGGCGATCCGGAGAATGTAACTATTTTCGGCCAGTCAGGCGGCGGGGCCAAAGTCGGCACCCTGATGTGCGCGCCGTCGGCAAAAGGGCTGTTTCACAAGGCCATTATTCAAAGCGGCGCAGATCCGCGGTTCCAGGACCCTGCCGTCACCCGGCGGCTGGGCCGGGAACTTGTCAGGGAACTTGGGCTGACCCAGGATACCATCGGCCGGATCCGTACAGTCCCCTGCGCCACACTCATTGATGCCGGAAGACAGGCCCGGGAAAAGCTCCGCAAAGCCCTGACAAAAGAAGGCCGGCCGCCTCTCGGCTTTGGGTTTGGGTTCTCTCCTTGTCGGGACGGTAGTTTTTTGCCCTATGATGCCCGGGATCCCAGGGCTTTGAAACTGTCAGGCAATGTTGCCCTGCTGACCGGATCAACTAAAACCGAATTCCTCAAATCCATGTGGCAGTTGCCTGTGCCGGGTGAAGCCGGGCCAGACGATGTGGCCGGTTTTTTGAATAAGCAATATGGTCAAAGGGCGGATGCCTTTGCCGCGGCGGTAAAAAAAGCCTATCCCGGTGACACGGATATCTGCCTGCCCATTGATGTGGATACCCGGTTTCGAAGGGCTTGTCTTATCCATGCCGGCCTTAAGTCAAAATACGGTGACGCCCCGGTATATACTTATCTGTTTACCTGGAATTCACCGGTTCTTGACGGAAACTACAAATCGGTTCACTGCATGGATCTGCCCTTTGTATTTAATAATATCGCACTTGCGGAAAATATGACCGGGGGCGGGCCGGACGCCTATGTCCTTGCCCATACCATCAGCCGGGCCTGGATTAATTTTGCCCGCAGCGCCAATCCCAACCACAGCGGGCTGCCGTTCTGGCCTGTCTACACCAAAACCTGTGAATATACCATGCTGCTGGACAATATCTGCACTGTAAAAGCCAATCATGACAAGGCGCTTTTGCAGTTCACGGAAAATGAACCGCGCCTTTGGTAATCCCAACAAATCCATGGAGTCAAAAACTTTTCCTAAGTCTATCGGCCACCCTATGCATCCAAAGGAGAATATGAGAATTATTTTTGATGGTTATTGGGGGAAATCAGTATTCCGTAACAGCCTGTCGAATATGATCTACCGGGTTTGTTCCGAAGTGATTTTTGAACGCTTTGGTAAAGCTTTGCTGGTGGGCATATCCCACCTCGAATGCCGCTTCGGTAACATTCATTTTTTTGTTTTCCAGAAGATCTCTTACAGATAGGAACTTGCTTTTTGACTCCCAAAGTATAAAAAAATATCAGAAGCTTGAAATATGCCCCCGCCCGGTCACAGACACAACATGTTGGTGCGCCACGAGGGCGCAGGATACCAAGGGACACCGCAAGGTGGTGTTATTAGCCCTTTATTGGCAAACGTATACATGAATCGATTCCTGAAATACTGGCGGATCAAAGAGTGTAATGAGACTTTCCGTGCTCGGATTGTCTCCTATGCCGATGATTTTGTGATCCTGAGTCGAGGTAAGGCAGCTCAGGCTCTGGAACTGACAAGTGCAGTGATGGAGCGACTCGGCTTAAAGCTAAATCAGGATAAAACCGTCGTCGTGGATGTCTGGAACGAGAATTTTGACTTTCTCGGTTACACTTTTGGTCAGACTTGGTTTCGGAAAACAGGTAAAAGGTATATGGCAGCCAGCCCATCAAGGAAAAGCGTAAAACGGTTGAAACAGAAGGTGAGGGCGATATTAAGACCAGGCGAAAAGGGCGCGTGGCCAGAAGTTAGAGATCGGCTAAACGCTTTATTGCAGGGTTGGAGTGCTTACTTTTGTTACGGCACGACCCAGATAGCTTACCGTGCTGTTGAACGAAATGTCTATGAGCGCGTAAGACGCTTTCTGGTTTGTCGGCATAAGGTGCGTTCGCGAGGCATACAGCGGTTTCCATCAGAACGAGTATTCGGTGAACTTGGAGTACTCTTGCCGAGACCGATGAAGAGAGCCGACGTGTGCTTTAAGGTGAATTCAGTCGGAAAGCCGGATGCGGTAGCTCCGCACGTCCGGTTTGATGAGCAGGGACAGGAAACGGAGTCACTTTGCTACCGCGCCTGTCCTTAACTCTACTGCCGGACAAGATAGGCTGTCCGCTGACTTCCGGCAGGGTGAAAAAACAGATAAATGATTTTATCAGGGAATTGCAGCGGGCTGTTCCCGGGCATCTTGGGTTTAGCCCCGGAAATGAAAGGTTATAACCGAATACGGATAATCAATCTGTTTTAAATATTATTTTATTTAAAATCAGGCCTGACCCGGGCGCAATTTCTTTTAACGGCAAGGCCTGACTGCCTGAAAGGGATTGTTTAATGCGGTTTAAATCAATATCTTTTTTCCCGAGTTTAAACAATTGGCCCATGATTAAACGAACCTGGTATCTTAAAAAACCAGATGCCTGAATCCTGAGCAGCCAGCTTTTTTCCGGGAAAAAACTGGCCTGGAATTCAGTGTTTTCTTCTATTCGGCAGACACGGATGTCTCGTTCAAGGCAGGTTTTCGGGCCGGGTTTGGTGCAGTATGAACCAAAATGATGCTGCCCTTCAAACAGCCTGGCACCCTGTTTCATCAATTCAATATCAAGATCTTCTTGAACCGTATGCATCATGGCCGCACAGAAGGGATGGCTTTTGCATCCAAATGCAAATAGGTAAAGATATTCTTTTACTTTGGGAGCACGAATAATATTAAAGGTTCCGGGTTTTTCTTCCACGCCTGTCACGCGGATATCATTGGGCAGGTTTATATTTAATTTTGACTGCAGTGCTTCCATATTCAGTGCATCATGGACAAAAAGCATGAATGCTGACTGATTCGCCGAGACTTTTGAATCGGTCCGGCTGGTGCCCAAAATCCTGAACCCGGATTTTTCAAGGACAAAGCCAAGCGTTTTTT includes:
- a CDS encoding carboxylesterase family protein codes for the protein MIRIFFICFFIWGLNLPNQAGAGLPDTCRVLAGARIAVTHTAFGKIRGYIHNGTYIYKGIPYARADRFMPPVCPQPWKGVKSTLSWGPVCPQMEVPSSDPDEVDFVFRQIRGKEGENCQVLNIWTQGLEPDGKRPVMVWIHGGGFDYGSSQSMPLYDGESLSRKEDIVMVSVNHRLNVLGFADLSGFGEPFKYSANTGMMDLVAALEWIHNNIENFGGDPENVTIFGQSGGGAKVGTLMCAPSAKGLFHKAIIQSGADPRFQDPAVTRRLGRELVRELGLTQDTIGRIRTVPCATLIDAGRQAREKLRKALTKEGRPPLGFGFGFSPCRDGSFLPYDARDPRALKLSGNVALLTGSTKTEFLKSMWQLPVPGEAGPDDVAGFLNKQYGQRADAFAAAVKKAYPGDTDICLPIDVDTRFRRACLIHAGLKSKYGDAPVYTYLFTWNSPVLDGNYKSVHCMDLPFVFNNIALAENMTGGGPDAYVLAHTISRAWINFARSANPNHSGLPFWPVYTKTCEYTMLLDNICTVKANHDKALLQFTENEPRLW
- a CDS encoding AraC family transcriptional regulator produces the protein MLNSMTDNTGNTGPFFDDACAYTQDVFHIREKDVCKDVQVVDISMSGRPKSLPRIEGSGGFKGLSLTFVLEGKCAFETEAFNLESGKDSTCMIYLNDTKGITQFHTPNFRCICIMLQQAFLDQGLFDLLPLGRKPGLLLRNSPTDPVSQVCLRDLFAGQYQGVLNDIFAQGKILELLAVEFSHILPQKVTTPAPGFVPLTRQDINAIKKARQILVRSIAEPPSIPALSRMVGINQFKFKKGFRQVFNTTPYAIVRDHRMKTARQLLRSSEYNVAEISLMVGIKNPSHFSRVFARHYGQLPRDVMKARTYIDLKQKQ
- a CDS encoding reverse transcriptase domain-containing protein; this encodes MLVRHEGAGYQGTPQGGVISPLLANVYMNRFLKYWRIKECNETFRARIVSYADDFVILSRGKAAQALELTSAVMERLGLKLNQDKTVVVDVWNENFDFLGYTFGQTWFRKTGKRYMAASPSRKSVKRLKQKVRAILRPGEKGAWPEVRDRLNALLQGWSAYFCYGTTQIAYRAVERNVYERVRRFLVCRHKVRSRGIQRFPSERVFGELGVLLPRPMKRADVCFKVNSVGKPDAVAPHVRFDEQGQETESLCYRACP
- a CDS encoding helix-turn-helix domain-containing protein: MLWESKSKFLSVRDLLENKKMNVTEAAFEVGYAHQQSFTKAFKNHFGTNPVDHIRQAVTEY
- a CDS encoding TonB-dependent receptor, with the translated sequence MGKLAFRNGLAAVFFLLAAGQGLAKENVSLQDIVVTAQKQDQNIKDVPISLSVFNEFDIEDKGIENYKDLADFASNVTLLEAGGTGMMSTFIRGVASDSGVESANAGIYVDGVPYVYTFGNDIPIEQIQRIEILKGPQCVLYGKNSYAGVVNIISKEPAQVFEGSADVTLGSDDKRKLRLDLSTPLIADKLNVSLFARHYEKDGFIHNTTLNNEDNYSEDNFGKLHFRFTPTDRLMFSLISSVLDTDEGAPTWNMTGAPDRLVVQSGLQGTNQTTNVTHALKGACDLGGGHQLTSLTTVKHLDNRIIYDADFSPANAYHMDADMELKEYSQELRLTGILGRVSYMAGLYADSMEKDRYLLLCGSPFQKYNTQSRTLSVFANGSMDLTPNLNLSLGARLDRDEISLDDTYGGLEEEHSYTNVSPKISLSYAVSQKTTAYATISRGYKSGGYYLFAPTPDRRWVDKEEMTNYEIGAKSNLTQNLSLGTAVFFMDIRDKQVTTQVDPVISYVDNAAQCETMGFEVDAELKLTPALSFNVSFGMADSEFKAFSDGAGDYSGNKNPFSPLYTYAVSATYRDTRGLFATAGVRGQDKMYTDKENQTVTDAYYVIDAKIGYEAQRFDVYLYANNLTQEIYDTNYQLASFLSSPREIGVQCRVRF
- a CDS encoding tRNA pseudouridine(38-40) synthase TruA → MAQEKLYHYLIHIQYLGFRYHGWQKQSGVKTIEAMIEKTLGFVLEKSGFRILGTSRTDSKVSANQSAFMLFVHDALNMEALQSKLNINLPNDIRVTGVEEKPGTFNIIRAPKVKEYLYLFAFGCKSHPFCAAMMHTVQEDLDIELMKQGARLFEGQHHFGSYCTKPGPKTCLERDIRVCRIEENTEFQASFFPEKSWLLRIQASGFLRYQVRLIMGQLFKLGKKDIDLNRIKQSLSGSQALPLKEIAPGSGLILNKIIFKTD